GATGGACCTGCTCAACATGCCGGCCGGCGGGGCCTGCATACCCCCATCGGCTGAGTCTGTCTCCGCCCGCCAGCACTTCCTGAAAATGAACGGCAAGGAAGTTTTCAAGCATGCCGTGCGCGAAATGGGCGACATCACATTGGAAACCATTGAGAAAAACGGCCTGACGCCGGAAGACATTAAGTGCTTCATTCCGCATCAGGCCAATATTCGCATCATCGAGTCCATCGCCAAGCGACTGGGCGTCTCGATGGACCGCTTTTACGTCAACATCGACCGCTACGGCAACACCTCGGCCGCCTCGATCCCCATAGCCATGTGGGAAGCCCGGCAGAAGGGTCGCTTCGGCCCCGGTGACAACGTGCTGCTGACCGCCTTTGGCGCGGGCCTCACTTGGGGCGGCGCGATCGTGCGCTGGACGGCTTAGCCCCTGGCGCTTTGACTGGTCGCCAGTTGAAAGAAGAATTTCCGCAAATTCCTGACTGATTTGATCTTTTAAAACGGAAACTGAAAATTGATGCGGGAATTCGGCTTGCTAGCGCCCGCCTAGCCATCTTTAGATGAACACGTGGCAGCTATGAAACATTCCCAGTTCGCACTCATTCTATCAGCAGCGGCGCTATCCATGTCGGTCGCGCAGGCGAAATTGATCTGGACGCCCGAAGGTGGCTGGCGAATGGAAGGTGGTGCCACCCAGGCGCTCTTCGGCAACGAATTATCCGACGCCAATCACGCCACCGCGCTGGAGCTCATGAATGAAGCCCGCGCCCAACAGGAAGATGGCGACTATGGTGACGCACTCGACCTCTACGAAGAAGTAGTCGACGATTACCCGGAGTCCATCTACGCGCCGGAGGCCCACTACCAGCGCGGCGTGCTCTACACCAAGCGCCACCAGTTCCAAAGCGCCCAGGAGGAGTTTGAAATCATCCTGGCGAAATACCCGAACTACGATAATTTCAACGCCGTCGTCGAGGCCATGTATTTGCTCGCGGAAAAGGTGCAGGATGGCGATATCCCGTATCTGTGGGGTTTCATGCCGTGGTTCCCGGATTACCGAGTGGGTATCGAACTCTATGAGAATATCGTCGCCGCTGCACCGTTCAGCGATTACGCGCCACTTTCCCTGATGAACATCGCGCTGCTCTCGCGCGATAACGACAAGCCGGAAGACGCGATCGACGCGCTTGACCGCCTGATCAACAATTACCCGCAGAGCATCCTCGCGCCGGACGCCTATTTGCAACTGGCCGACGTTTACGCGTCCCTCGTCCAAGGCCCGTCCTGGGACCAAGGTGCGACCCGCGAAGCCGTCAGCTTTTACCAGGACTACCTGATCCTTTATCCGGACAATCCCGGCTCCTATGAAGCCGAAGCCGGTCTCTACTACATGCGCGAAACCCTCGCCGAGAGTAAGTACGAGGTGGGCGATTTTTACTGGAAGTATCGCAACAACCCGCGTGCTGCCCGCGTGATGTATAGTGAATCCATCACCGTGGACCCGCAGTCATCCACCGCAAAAAAGGCTGAAGAGATGATCGCCAAGATCGACTCCGGTGCCGAGCCGCCGATGACACCGGTTGACTGGATTTTTGGCCGCTACCAGCGCCCGAGCTACACCGCCTACGAAGACCAGTCCAAGATCGATGCGCTTGAAGACCAGGCCTTCCAGATCGAGCAGTCTGAGGCATTCCTCGAAACTCCGGGTGCCGAGGCGCTGGAAGAAGTCTCGGGTGACGACGTCAAGGAATACGAAGGCGTGGGTGCCCCGATCGAAGATTACATGGTCGACCCGGCTACCGGCGCGCTGGTGCCCTTCCCGCAACAGCCGCTCGAACCCGACGAAATGATCCCCTACAACCCGCCTGGCCCGGAAAATAAAGATCAGAAGGAAGTCGACCAGTTCCAGAAGGAGCAGGCTGAAAACCAGGACATTCCCGCCGGAGGTTAAGCGATGCCATTGCCACTCAAAGCCATGCGCTTCCTTTTCCTGGTCCCTGCCCTGCTCTGCCTGTGGCTGGCCCCCGGCTGCGCCAACTACCAACTGGGTGACAAGGCTGTAGTCCCCTTCAAAACGGTCTACGTAAAGCCGATCATCAACCGATCTTTTGCACCGCAGGCGGAGGTAACCCTCGCCTCGCAAATCATTACCGACCTCAACCAAAGTGGCCGCGTCAAGACCGCTGAACCCGGTGCCGATGCGACGCTGGAGGTCATCCTGGTAGATTACCAGAAGGCCGTTTCCGCCACCGAAGCGAGAGACACGCAAGCCGCGCGCGGCTTCAATCTCTACCTGACCGCCTGGGTCACGCTGAAGAACAACAAGACCGGCGAAGTCTATCTGGAAAACTTCCCGGTCACCGCGGAGCAGCAAGCCTTTACCTCGGGTGGATTCATCCAGTCCGAATATCAGGCCATGCCGGTGCTGACCCGACAGCTCGCCGAGAATATCTCTAATCAGGTCCTCGGCGCTTGGTAAGATAAGTTAGCGGCACTTTCAACTCGCTCGGCTAGGATTCAGGCCGCAGTGCATGATCGTGCTCAGCCAGGCGACTTGAGCACCTCAGACTGGCTTGGCCAGTGCCTGTCGCAGGAATCTCTGTGATCAAGCGACGAGCCAATCGACTGAGCTGAAGCAGCGCGGAAAAGCACTCAGTCCGGAACTTAGACCAGATTGGAAATAGCGGAGTCGGCATTTCAACCACGGGCTTAGCAGTAATATAACAAGTTTGATATTTAGATTGACGCAAAATATCAAGCCTATGATATATTCTACATGTCGAAGCATGTTACCGCCGAAAAAGACAAGGTCCCCCTAAAAGAAAAGATCATGTATGGTGCCGGTTCTGGCAGCTTCCAGCTGGCTGGAGATGGCGTGAAGGGCCTGTCTTACTCGATCTTTAATATCACCCTGTTGGTCGATCCGGCCAAGATCGGCTTTGTCCTCGGACTCTCGCGCCTGATCGATGCGTTTACCGACCCCATCATGGGAAAGATCTCCGACGACACCAAATCACGCTGGGGTCGCCGACGCCCCTACATTTTTGCTGGCTCATTTCTGGTCGCCTTTGCCTTCTGGATCATGTGGCGCGTGCCGATGGGCTGGAGCCCGGAAGCGATCTTCTGGTGGTACATGTTCGCGATGATTTTCTTCTACCTGTGCGCGACGATCCAGAGCGTGCCCTACCACACCCTAGGGCTGGAAATGACGCCCGACTACCATGAGCGAACCGTGGTCTCCAGCTACAAGATGTTCTTCAGTTTCCTGTTTGGCATTGGCATTCCCTGGGTGTTCCCGATTGCGCAGGCCTCGGTGTTTGGCGGGACGATGAACGGCATAAGATTTCTCAGTTGGTATGTCGTCGTCGCGATTATATTAGGCGGTGTCTTACCGGCGATATTCGTCAAGGAGAGGTATTACCACATTGCGCAAAAGGCGAAGAAGTTTCCGTTCTTTACCGGGCTCAAACTTACGTTCCAGAACAAAGCCTTCCTCATCCTTACGGCCATCATCCTCACGACCGGCATCGGCAGCCAAATGGTCGGTGCCATGGGGCCCTACGTCTGCTACTACTATATGTTTGAGGGCGACATCCAGGCTGGCTCGATCCTCTGGGCCATGGCGGCCAACGCCTTTACCGGCGGTGCCATCCTCTCCCTTTTCCTCATTAACTGGATGGGCAAAAACATGGGCAAGCTTTTCACGATGCGTTGCATGGTGGTGCTTGGTTTTGTCGCCTCAATCAGTAAGTTCTTCTTCTACAGTCAGGATCATCACTACCTGCTGTTTATCTCGCAGCTCATGATGGCACCGCTGGCCGCCGGTTTCTGGACGATTACCACCTCCATGAAGGCCGACATATGCGACTACGACGAGCTCAAGAACGGGGCCCGCCGCGAGGGCATGTTCGGCTCCGTGGGCAACTGGATTACCAAGGTAACCTTCGCCTTCACCTTTGGCCTGTCCGGCATCATGCTAAACGTGACCGGTTTCAACGCCGAGCTGGGCGCGGATCAGAACCCGGATTCGCTCTTCATGATGCGCGTGCTCTTTAGCACGGTGCCAGCGGTGTCCAACGTCCTCGCATTTATCATTCTGTGGTATTACCCGCTCAATGAAGAGCGCATGGCCGAGATTCGCACCCAGTTGGAAGCCCGCCGCGGCGAGACGGACGAGTAGGCATTATTTACGATCAAAAAAAGAAGCCCGATTCGGCATTACCGGATCGGGCTTTCGTTTTTTGAAGATAGTTCGATCAATAATCGTTCTCGCAAACGGCGATAACGCGGCGGCAGATTTCGCGCCCGAAGTCGGTCCACTCACCTTGCCCCCAGTAGCGATAGCAACTGGTCTGCGAGCTCATCAGGTGGAAGAGCGCGTTGCGATAGCGGGTCTCGTCGGTCGGGCAGCCGGGCTTGAGCACCTTCTCGTGGAAGGCTGAGCTGGCTTCTTCCATCGGCCCGAGCACGTTGTCGTAACCCTTGACCCAGGAAATGTTGTCCGTCCAGGAACCGCCATCCATGTGGAACTGATGGTCCTCTGCCTTGCATTCCTCAATGGCTTTTTCGAGCTTCTTGGGGCCGCAGCCGGGCTTTACCTTGTCCCAGATTTTCTTCTGGTGCACGGGCTGGCAGACGGGAAGATCCGTCACCTTGATGCCCATCGCAAAGAGCTTGTCCAAGTATTCGGAAACGTTCATTAGCGGCGTGTCCGTGTGGCTGGCCTGGTGGGCCACTTCCTTGAACTTGCCGGGGAACTCGTTCATCATCACGCCACCGTTTTCACCATCGGCGATCTGCGTAACGATCGGCGGCACCTGCTTGCCCGCCAATTCCCAGCGGCTGAGGCTTTGCGCTTCGTAGTAAGGCTGCATCTGGGCGACAAGCTTGGTGTCGCTGCCCTGCGTCTTAATGATCGCGATGATGCTGGCTTCGTCGCCATTGCTGTTGCGCACCACCAGGCGATGCGGCAGGTGCTTGGCCTGCGGGCCGTGACCATTTTCCGGCAGCTCGATGGTATGCTCCTGCACGAGGACCCACTCAAAACCACAGTCCACGAGGGTTTTGACGAATTCGTAGGCGACGTCGGGCTGGTTCGGCAGCGCCATTTCGGACGGAGAGAAACCACGCACGCGGCCCAGGGCCTCCAGACCAAAGATCGAGGCAAAGTGCTGCTGGAACGCCTTCACGTGCAGACGGTAGTCCTGGACCGGAGTCGAGGGTGCCACCGCGTGGCCCCACGGCATGCCCAACCACTCAATGCAGCGCCAGTAGTCAGGGTTCATTGTGATGCCTTGCAGCGACTCAATGACGTCGTTGAGCCCCATGTCACGCAGGCCGTGGAACAGCGTGCCGGAGTATTCCAGCATGCAGCGCGGCTCCTTCCCGGCACCCACGAGCTCGGGCACAAATTCG
Above is a window of Cerasicoccus sp. TK19100 DNA encoding:
- a CDS encoding tetratricopeptide repeat protein, with translation MKHSQFALILSAAALSMSVAQAKLIWTPEGGWRMEGGATQALFGNELSDANHATALELMNEARAQQEDGDYGDALDLYEEVVDDYPESIYAPEAHYQRGVLYTKRHQFQSAQEEFEIILAKYPNYDNFNAVVEAMYLLAEKVQDGDIPYLWGFMPWFPDYRVGIELYENIVAAAPFSDYAPLSLMNIALLSRDNDKPEDAIDALDRLINNYPQSILAPDAYLQLADVYASLVQGPSWDQGATREAVSFYQDYLILYPDNPGSYEAEAGLYYMRETLAESKYEVGDFYWKYRNNPRAARVMYSESITVDPQSSTAKKAEEMIAKIDSGAEPPMTPVDWIFGRYQRPSYTAYEDQSKIDALEDQAFQIEQSEAFLETPGAEALEEVSGDDVKEYEGVGAPIEDYMVDPATGALVPFPQQPLEPDEMIPYNPPGPENKDQKEVDQFQKEQAENQDIPAGG
- a CDS encoding LptE family protein → MPLPLKAMRFLFLVPALLCLWLAPGCANYQLGDKAVVPFKTVYVKPIINRSFAPQAEVTLASQIITDLNQSGRVKTAEPGADATLEVILVDYQKAVSATEARDTQAARGFNLYLTAWVTLKNNKTGEVYLENFPVTAEQQAFTSGGFIQSEYQAMPVLTRQLAENISNQVLGAW
- a CDS encoding MFS transporter — encoded protein: MSKHVTAEKDKVPLKEKIMYGAGSGSFQLAGDGVKGLSYSIFNITLLVDPAKIGFVLGLSRLIDAFTDPIMGKISDDTKSRWGRRRPYIFAGSFLVAFAFWIMWRVPMGWSPEAIFWWYMFAMIFFYLCATIQSVPYHTLGLEMTPDYHERTVVSSYKMFFSFLFGIGIPWVFPIAQASVFGGTMNGIRFLSWYVVVAIILGGVLPAIFVKERYYHIAQKAKKFPFFTGLKLTFQNKAFLILTAIILTTGIGSQMVGAMGPYVCYYYMFEGDIQAGSILWAMAANAFTGGAILSLFLINWMGKNMGKLFTMRCMVVLGFVASISKFFFYSQDHHYLLFISQLMMAPLAAGFWTITTSMKADICDYDELKNGARREGMFGSVGNWITKVTFAFTFGLSGIMLNVTGFNAELGADQNPDSLFMMRVLFSTVPAVSNVLAFIILWYYPLNEERMAEIRTQLEARRGETDE